A genome region from Triticum aestivum cultivar Chinese Spring chromosome 2B, IWGSC CS RefSeq v2.1, whole genome shotgun sequence includes the following:
- the LOC123045382 gene encoding uncharacterized protein → MQGEVEQQQQAPMQMVLRVKHPSSLSSGSEEASEGEGSSRSALSVFKAKEEQIERKKMEVRDKVFAQLGRVEEESKRLAFIRQELEGMADPTRKEVESIQRRIDTVNRQLKPLSKSCVKKEKEYKEILEAYNEKSKEKAILVNRLIELVSESERMRMKKLEELNKTVDSLY, encoded by the exons ATGCAGGGGGAGGTGGAGCAACAGCAGCAGGCGCCGATGCAGATGGTGCTGCGGGTGAAGCACCCGTCGTCACTGTCCAGCGGCAGCGAGGAGGCGTCAGAGGGGGAGGGGTCGTCCAGGTCGGCGCTCTCCGTGTTCAAGGCCAAGGAGGAGCAGatcgagaggaagaagatggaggtcaGGGACAAGGTGTTCGCGCAGCTTGGCCGCGTCGAGGAGGAGTCCAAGCGCCTAGCATTCATACGACAG GAGCTGGAGGGGATGGCCGATCCTACCAGGAAGGAGGTGGAATCAATACAGCGGCGGATCGACACCGTCAACCGCCAGCTCAAGCCTCTCAGCAAGAGCTGCGTCAAGAAG GAGAAAGAATACAAGGAGATTCTCGAGGCGTACAACGAGAAGAGCAAGGAGAAGGCCATACTTGTCAACAGGCTAATAGAG CTGGTGAGCGAAAGCGAGAGGATGAGGATGAAGAAGCTTGAAGAGCTCAACAAGACAGTCGATTCACTCTATTAG
- the LOC123045383 gene encoding DNA-binding protein S1FA2, which translates to MAEQFAESANNVIIEEVNKGLNPGMIVLLVVATTLLLFFVGNYALYLYAQKTLPPKKKKPVSKKKLKREKLKQGVSAPGE; encoded by the exons ATGGCGGAGCAGTTCGCGGAGTCAGCG AACAATGTAATCATCGAAGAGGTGAACAAGGGCCTGAACCCTGGAATGATAGTCCTGCTTGTGGTTGCGACCACCCTGCTGCTTTTCTTTGTTGGGAACTATGCGCTGTACCTGTATGCGCAGAAGACGCTCCctccgaagaagaagaagccagtctCCAAGAAGAAGCTCAAGAGGGAAAAGCTGAAGCAAGGGGTTTCTGCACCAGGGGAGTGA
- the LOC123045384 gene encoding uncharacterized protein isoform X2: MAGPLSRPRNASDDRINELPEVLLSDILSRLGTAEAARTVVLSTRFRDAWLATPLRLDDLELPVPARGNVSLIQPWTARADVVTRALASHPGPVALFRLSRTSFRGRVPAAEAWFRQLAAKCVREVSLCFSPEWCHDALADPLLGCPTLQVLALGRCHLSDAGASAAAAAALTELTLSETCISEAALQSVLSGCPALRSLVLKHVHGLQRIRVSSCRSLVLLGVWHYKQLDEITVEDAPCLERLLGNMRLNAAITITGAPKLTAFGYAVVSIPHLFHGERAPQGVNKGLRAPIHSVKILAISVKFSSKKDMEKVMSLLDSFPCLETLHFQSSDYRSGADKDYTTVSDYNQKRYPIRAHVLQFMRIQSEMCDVPKWVTEQQNLLSQSNMASLEAEVVFEGMKQRKDFTTEGVNALSDPFDGGINILGH; encoded by the exons ATGGCGGGGCCCCTCTCGCGACCGCGCAACGCCAGCGACGACCGCATCAACGAGCTACCGGAAGTACTCCTCTCAGACATCCTCTCCCGCCTCGGTACCGCAGAGGCGGCCCGCACCGTCGTCCTTTCCACGCGCTTCCGCGACGCGTGGCTCGCGACCCCCCTCCGCCTCGACGACCTCGAGCTCCCCGTCCCCGCACGTGGCAATGTCTCCTTGATCCAGCCCTGGACGGCGCGCGCCGACGTCGTCACCCGCGCCCTAGCCTCCCACCCCGGCCCCGTCGCGCTCTTCCGCCTCTCCCGGACCTCCTTCCGCGGCCGCGTCCCCGCGGCCGAGGCCTGGTTCCGGCAGCTCGCCGCCAAGTGCGTCCGCGAGGTCTCCCTCTGCTTCTCGCCCGAGTGGTGCCACGACGCGCTCGCCGACCCCCTTCTCGGCTGCCCAACCCTCCAGGTCCTCGCCCTTGGCAGGTGCCACCTCTCCGACGCCGGggcctcagccgccgccgccgccgccctcaccgaGCTCACCTTGTCGGAAACCTGCATTTCCGAGGCTGCTCTTCAGAGCGTACTCTCCGGCTGCCCCGCGCTGCGCAGCCTCGTGCTCAAGCACGTCCACGGCCTTCAGCGCATCCGCGTCTCTTCTTGCCGCAGTCTCGTTCTGCTCGGTGTGTGGCACTACAAGCAGCTCGACGAGATCACCGTGGAGGATGCCCCTTGTCTGGAGCGCCTTCTCGGCAATATGCGTCTGAATGCAGCCATTACCATCACTGGTGCGCCAAAGCTTACTGCTTTTGGCTATGCCGTGGTCAGCATCCCGCATTTGTTCCACGGCGAGCGTGCGCCGCAG GGCGTCAACAAGGGTCTGCGTGCCCCGATCCATAGCGTGAAGATCCTGGCTATCAGTGTGAAGTTCTCAAGCAAGAAGGACATGGAGAAGGTGATGAGCTTACTCGACAGCTTTCCCTGCTTGGAGACTTTGCATTTCCAG TCCTCGGATTACAGGTCAGGTGCAGACAAGGATTACACCACTGTCTCTGACTACAACCAGAAGCGTTATCCCATCAG AGCACATGTGCTGCAGTTCATGAGGATTCAGTCCGAGATGTGTGACGTTCCAAAATGGGTTACGGAGCAGCAAAATCTGCTCAGCCAAAGCAACATGGCCTCCCTGGAAGCCGAGGTCGTGTTTGAGGGTATGAAACAACGCAAGGACTTCACCACAGAAGGTGTGAATGCTCTATCCGACCCCTTTGACGGTGGCATCAACATCTTGGGGCACTAA
- the LOC123045384 gene encoding uncharacterized protein isoform X1, with the protein MAGPLSRPRNASDDRINELPEVLLSDILSRLGTAEAARTVVLSTRFRDAWLATPLRLDDLELPVPARGNVSLIQPWTARADVVTRALASHPGPVALFRLSRTSFRGRVPAAEAWFRQLAAKCVREVSLCFSPEWCHDALADPLLGCPTLQVLALGRCHLSDAGASAAAAAALTELTLSETCISEAALQSVLSGCPALRSLVLKHVHGLQRIRVSSCRSLVLLGVWHYKQLDEITVEDAPCLERLLGNMRLNAAITITGAPKLTAFGYAVVSIPHLFHGERAPQGVNKGLRAPIHSVKILAISVKFSSKKDMEKVMSLLDSFPCLETLHFQSSDYRSGADKDYTTVSDYNQKRYPIRCVARYLKSVILECEQHNPGMLEFACFLLARAHVLQFMRIQSEMCDVPKWVTEQQNLLSQSNMASLEAEVVFEGMKQRKDFTTEGVNALSDPFDGGINILGH; encoded by the exons ATGGCGGGGCCCCTCTCGCGACCGCGCAACGCCAGCGACGACCGCATCAACGAGCTACCGGAAGTACTCCTCTCAGACATCCTCTCCCGCCTCGGTACCGCAGAGGCGGCCCGCACCGTCGTCCTTTCCACGCGCTTCCGCGACGCGTGGCTCGCGACCCCCCTCCGCCTCGACGACCTCGAGCTCCCCGTCCCCGCACGTGGCAATGTCTCCTTGATCCAGCCCTGGACGGCGCGCGCCGACGTCGTCACCCGCGCCCTAGCCTCCCACCCCGGCCCCGTCGCGCTCTTCCGCCTCTCCCGGACCTCCTTCCGCGGCCGCGTCCCCGCGGCCGAGGCCTGGTTCCGGCAGCTCGCCGCCAAGTGCGTCCGCGAGGTCTCCCTCTGCTTCTCGCCCGAGTGGTGCCACGACGCGCTCGCCGACCCCCTTCTCGGCTGCCCAACCCTCCAGGTCCTCGCCCTTGGCAGGTGCCACCTCTCCGACGCCGGggcctcagccgccgccgccgccgccctcaccgaGCTCACCTTGTCGGAAACCTGCATTTCCGAGGCTGCTCTTCAGAGCGTACTCTCCGGCTGCCCCGCGCTGCGCAGCCTCGTGCTCAAGCACGTCCACGGCCTTCAGCGCATCCGCGTCTCTTCTTGCCGCAGTCTCGTTCTGCTCGGTGTGTGGCACTACAAGCAGCTCGACGAGATCACCGTGGAGGATGCCCCTTGTCTGGAGCGCCTTCTCGGCAATATGCGTCTGAATGCAGCCATTACCATCACTGGTGCGCCAAAGCTTACTGCTTTTGGCTATGCCGTGGTCAGCATCCCGCATTTGTTCCACGGCGAGCGTGCGCCGCAG GGCGTCAACAAGGGTCTGCGTGCCCCGATCCATAGCGTGAAGATCCTGGCTATCAGTGTGAAGTTCTCAAGCAAGAAGGACATGGAGAAGGTGATGAGCTTACTCGACAGCTTTCCCTGCTTGGAGACTTTGCATTTCCAG TCCTCGGATTACAGGTCAGGTGCAGACAAGGATTACACCACTGTCTCTGACTACAACCAGAAGCGTTATCCCATCAGGTGTGTTGCGAGATATCTCAAGAGCGTTATACTGGAATGCGAACAACACAACCCTGGCATGCTTGAATTTGCATGTTTTCTCCTTGCTAGAGCACATGTGCTGCAGTTCATGAGGATTCAGTCCGAGATGTGTGACGTTCCAAAATGGGTTACGGAGCAGCAAAATCTGCTCAGCCAAAGCAACATGGCCTCCCTGGAAGCCGAGGTCGTGTTTGAGGGTATGAAACAACGCAAGGACTTCACCACAGAAGGTGTGAATGCTCTATCCGACCCCTTTGACGGTGGCATCAACATCTTGGGGCACTAA